One stretch of Girardinichthys multiradiatus isolate DD_20200921_A chromosome 2, DD_fGirMul_XY1, whole genome shotgun sequence DNA includes these proteins:
- the tnnt3a gene encoding troponin T type 3a (skeletal, fast) isoform X1: MSDTEEVEQVGEYDAVEEEVVQEVEVAPEAVPEPEPEPEPEPVPEPEPVVEPEPEPEPEPELEPEEEKPKFKPSAPKIPDGEKVDFDDIQKKRQNKDLVELQALIDAHFECRKKEEEELIALKERIEKRRAERADQQRVRAEKDKERQAKREEERRMREEIDAKKKAGEDAKKKSALSNMGSNYSSHLQRADQKRGGKKETEREKKKKILAARRKALNIDHLSEDKLKDKINEFYDWMRQLESEKFDHMERLKLQKYEVTRMRKRVEELSKFSKKGAAARRRK; this comes from the exons ATGTCTGACACAGAAGAAGT TGAGCAGGTCGGGG AATACGATG CTGTAGAAGAGGAGGTAGTACAGGAGGTAGAGGTCGCCCCTGAGGCGGTCCCTGAGCCAGAGCCTGAGCCTGAGCCTGAACCAgtaccagaaccagaaccagtggTAGAACCAGAGCCAGAACCAGAGCCAGAACCAGAGCTTGAGCCTGAAG AGGAGAAGCCAAAGTTCAA GCCCAGCGCTCCAAAGATTCCAGACGGTGAGAAAGTGGACTTTGAT GACATCCAGAAGAAACGTCAGAACAAGGATCTGGTAGAGCTGCAGGCTCTGATTGATGCTCACTTCGAGTGCAggaaaaaggaggaggaggagctgatTGCACTCAAGGAGAGGATT GAGAAGCGTCGTGCTGAGAGGGCTGATCAGCAGAGGGTCCGTGCTGAGAAAGATAAAGAGCGCCAGGCCAAACGTGAG GAGGAGAGGCGGATGAGGGAGGAGATTGATGCCAAGAAGAAGGCTGGTGAGGATGCTAAGAAGAAGTCGGCGCTGTCCAACATGGGCTCCAACTACAGCAGCCACCTGCAGAGG GCTGACCAGAAGAGAGGAGGAAAGAAAGAGACTGAGagggaaaagaagaagaagatccTGGCCGCCAGGCGCAAGGCACTCAACATTGATCACCTGAGCGAGGACAAGTTGAA GGATAAAATCAATGAATTTTATGACTGGATGCGCCAGCTGGAGTCTGAGAAGTTCGACCACATGGAGAGACTGAAACTGCAGAAGTACGAG GTGACCAGAATGCGTAAGAGAGTGGAGGAGCTCAGTAAATT
- the tnnt3a gene encoding troponin T type 3a (skeletal, fast) isoform X4, translating to MSDTEEVEQVGEEKPKFKPSAPKIPDGEKVDFDDIQKKRQNKDLVELQALIDAHFECRKKEEEELIALKERIEKRRAERADQQRVRAEKDKERQAKREEERRMREEIDAKKKAGEDAKKKSALSNMGSNYSSHLQRADQKRGGKKETEREKKKKILAARRKALNIDHLSEDKLKDKINEFYDWMRQLESEKFDHMERLKLQKYEVTRMRKRVEELSKFSKKGAAARRRK from the exons ATGTCTGACACAGAAGAAGT TGAGCAGGTCGGGG AGGAGAAGCCAAAGTTCAA GCCCAGCGCTCCAAAGATTCCAGACGGTGAGAAAGTGGACTTTGAT GACATCCAGAAGAAACGTCAGAACAAGGATCTGGTAGAGCTGCAGGCTCTGATTGATGCTCACTTCGAGTGCAggaaaaaggaggaggaggagctgatTGCACTCAAGGAGAGGATT GAGAAGCGTCGTGCTGAGAGGGCTGATCAGCAGAGGGTCCGTGCTGAGAAAGATAAAGAGCGCCAGGCCAAACGTGAG GAGGAGAGGCGGATGAGGGAGGAGATTGATGCCAAGAAGAAGGCTGGTGAGGATGCTAAGAAGAAGTCGGCGCTGTCCAACATGGGCTCCAACTACAGCAGCCACCTGCAGAGG GCTGACCAGAAGAGAGGAGGAAAGAAAGAGACTGAGagggaaaagaagaagaagatccTGGCCGCCAGGCGCAAGGCACTCAACATTGATCACCTGAGCGAGGACAAGTTGAA GGATAAAATCAATGAATTTTATGACTGGATGCGCCAGCTGGAGTCTGAGAAGTTCGACCACATGGAGAGACTGAAACTGCAGAAGTACGAG GTGACCAGAATGCGTAAGAGAGTGGAGGAGCTCAGTAAATT
- the tnnt3a gene encoding troponin T type 3a (skeletal, fast) isoform X3 translates to MSDTEEVEQVGEYDEEKPKFKPSAPKIPDGEKVDFDDIQKKRQNKDLVELQALIDAHFECRKKEEEELIALKERIEKRRAERADQQRVRAEKDKERQAKREEERRMREEIDAKKKAGEDAKKKSALSNMGSNYSSHLQRADQKRGGKKETEREKKKKILAARRKALNIDHLSEDKLKDKINEFYDWMRQLESEKFDHMERLKLQKYEVTRMRKRVEELSKFSKKGAAARRRK, encoded by the exons ATGTCTGACACAGAAGAAGT TGAGCAGGTCGGGG AATACGATG AGGAGAAGCCAAAGTTCAA GCCCAGCGCTCCAAAGATTCCAGACGGTGAGAAAGTGGACTTTGAT GACATCCAGAAGAAACGTCAGAACAAGGATCTGGTAGAGCTGCAGGCTCTGATTGATGCTCACTTCGAGTGCAggaaaaaggaggaggaggagctgatTGCACTCAAGGAGAGGATT GAGAAGCGTCGTGCTGAGAGGGCTGATCAGCAGAGGGTCCGTGCTGAGAAAGATAAAGAGCGCCAGGCCAAACGTGAG GAGGAGAGGCGGATGAGGGAGGAGATTGATGCCAAGAAGAAGGCTGGTGAGGATGCTAAGAAGAAGTCGGCGCTGTCCAACATGGGCTCCAACTACAGCAGCCACCTGCAGAGG GCTGACCAGAAGAGAGGAGGAAAGAAAGAGACTGAGagggaaaagaagaagaagatccTGGCCGCCAGGCGCAAGGCACTCAACATTGATCACCTGAGCGAGGACAAGTTGAA GGATAAAATCAATGAATTTTATGACTGGATGCGCCAGCTGGAGTCTGAGAAGTTCGACCACATGGAGAGACTGAAACTGCAGAAGTACGAG GTGACCAGAATGCGTAAGAGAGTGGAGGAGCTCAGTAAATT
- the tnnt3a gene encoding troponin T type 3a (skeletal, fast) isoform X2 → MSDTEEVEQVGAVEEEVVQEVEVAPEAVPEPEPEPEPEPVPEPEPVVEPEPEPEPEPELEPEEEKPKFKPSAPKIPDGEKVDFDDIQKKRQNKDLVELQALIDAHFECRKKEEEELIALKERIEKRRAERADQQRVRAEKDKERQAKREEERRMREEIDAKKKAGEDAKKKSALSNMGSNYSSHLQRADQKRGGKKETEREKKKKILAARRKALNIDHLSEDKLKDKINEFYDWMRQLESEKFDHMERLKLQKYEVTRMRKRVEELSKFSKKGAAARRRK, encoded by the exons ATGTCTGACACAGAAGAAGT TGAGCAGGTCGGGG CTGTAGAAGAGGAGGTAGTACAGGAGGTAGAGGTCGCCCCTGAGGCGGTCCCTGAGCCAGAGCCTGAGCCTGAGCCTGAACCAgtaccagaaccagaaccagtggTAGAACCAGAGCCAGAACCAGAGCCAGAACCAGAGCTTGAGCCTGAAG AGGAGAAGCCAAAGTTCAA GCCCAGCGCTCCAAAGATTCCAGACGGTGAGAAAGTGGACTTTGAT GACATCCAGAAGAAACGTCAGAACAAGGATCTGGTAGAGCTGCAGGCTCTGATTGATGCTCACTTCGAGTGCAggaaaaaggaggaggaggagctgatTGCACTCAAGGAGAGGATT GAGAAGCGTCGTGCTGAGAGGGCTGATCAGCAGAGGGTCCGTGCTGAGAAAGATAAAGAGCGCCAGGCCAAACGTGAG GAGGAGAGGCGGATGAGGGAGGAGATTGATGCCAAGAAGAAGGCTGGTGAGGATGCTAAGAAGAAGTCGGCGCTGTCCAACATGGGCTCCAACTACAGCAGCCACCTGCAGAGG GCTGACCAGAAGAGAGGAGGAAAGAAAGAGACTGAGagggaaaagaagaagaagatccTGGCCGCCAGGCGCAAGGCACTCAACATTGATCACCTGAGCGAGGACAAGTTGAA GGATAAAATCAATGAATTTTATGACTGGATGCGCCAGCTGGAGTCTGAGAAGTTCGACCACATGGAGAGACTGAAACTGCAGAAGTACGAG GTGACCAGAATGCGTAAGAGAGTGGAGGAGCTCAGTAAATT